In the genome of Raphanus sativus cultivar WK10039 chromosome 4, ASM80110v3, whole genome shotgun sequence, one region contains:
- the LOC108848285 gene encoding uncharacterized protein LOC108848285: MADRGALPLLRPSLPPRPSIFLSFSSLRPWQIQKPSSSPSSVFHPLYSSSSRSTVVSVKVISLNRRRFRYKVCAVAEEEGRYGRTERGKRGRKRRQLWEELLEDNNVEDDDDVDVGDSGKIDLWKILEEIVDNVWILKAFKSYGYLLPFILLSLFFSTGPKAFLISLGVAIGPSLLFLAFQKLVGWDKRRRASTANQFGIEMEEDERRSRVRYTPSQVRNSGMASNFGGWDELEGGPGTVPKQQRTEPGRKPVKKRKKIRREEAEAAQPLLFRLLVSLFPFLSSYTNMLK, from the exons ATGGCGGATAGAGGAGCTCTTCCGCTTCTTCGCCCCTCCTTGCCGCCGCGGCCGTCTATTTTCCTCAGCTTCTCAAGCCTCCGTCCGTGGCAAATCCAGAAGCCTTCATCCTCCCCATCCTCTGTTTTCCATCCTCTCTATTCATCATCCTCACGCTCTACAGTAGTTTCGGTGAAGGTAATCTCCCTGAATCGCCGGAGATTCAGATACAAAGTCTGTGCAGTCGCGGAGGAAGAAGGAAGATATGGACGGACGGAAAGAGGGAAGAGAGGGAGGAAAAGGCGGCAGCTTTGGGAAGAATTATTGGAGGATAATAATGTTGAAGacgatgatgatgttgatgttgGTGATAGTGGTAAAATCGATCTGTGGAAGATCTTAGAGGAGATTGTAGACAATGTCTGGATTCTAAAG GCATTCAAGTCCTATGGATATCTTCTCCCTTTCATCCTCTTATCGCTCTTCTTCAGCACCGGGCCCAAAGCTTTCCTCATATCGCTAGGTGTAGCCATCGGTCCATCACTGTTGTTTCTCGCGTTCCAGAAGTTGGTTGGTTGGGATAAACGTAGAAGAGCATCAACGGCTAATCAGTTCGGGATAGAGATGGAGGAGGACGAGAGAAGGAGCCGAGTTCGATACACCCCGTCTCAGGTCAGAAACAGTGGAATGGCTTCTAACTTTGGTGGGTGGGACGAGCTAGAAGGAGGTCCCGGGACGGTTCCCAAGCAGCAGAGAACCGAACCGGGGAGGAAACCGGttaagaagaggaagaaaataAGAAGGGAAGAAGCAGAAGCTGCACAACCATTGTTGTTTAGATTGTTGGTGTCTTTGTTTCCATTCTTGAGCTCTTACACAAACATgctcaaataa
- the LOC108848286 gene encoding haloacid dehalogenase-like hydrolase domain-containing protein At2g33255 — MTSSLLLSRSFLSLTLRPSPSSSSYRSSISMANLTTTTNAKARLRGVVFDMDGTLTVPVIDFAAMYRTVLGEDEYKRIRAESPTGIDILHHIESWSPDKQQKAYEIIADYEQQGIDKLQIMPGVVELCGFLDSKKMKRGLITRNVKKAIDIFHQRFEVVFSPALGREFRPYKPNPDPLLHICSAWDIQPNEVMMVGDSLKDDIACGKGAGAFTCLLDETGRYGPDDFSVSGLHPDFKVDSLSKIQNILERNFDLNP; from the exons ATGACATCATCACTTCTCTTATCAAGATCATTCCTTTCCCTCACACTCAGAccttcaccttcttcttcttcttatcgtTCTTCGATCTCCATGGCGAATCTAACAACAACAACGAACGCGAAAGCTCGCCTGAGAGGCGTCGTATTCGACATGGACGGGACCTTAACGGTTCCGGTCATCGATTTCGCGGCAATGTACAGGACTGTCCTCGGTGAAGACGAGTACAAGCGAATCAGGGCCGAGAGCCCTACCGGAATCGATATTCTTCACCATATCGAGTCATGGAGCCCCGATAAGCAGCAGAAGGCGTACGAAATCATCGCCGATTACGAGCAACAGGGGATTGATAAGCTCCAAATCATGCCTG GTGTTGTTGAACTATGTGGCTTTCTTGATTCCAAGAAGATGAA GAGGGGGCTAATTACACGCAATGTTAAGAAGGCAATTGACATATTCCACCAACGTTTTGAG GTTGTCTTTTCTCCGGCACTAGGCAGAGAGTTTCGTCCATATAAACCAAACCCAGACCCGCTGCTGCATATATGTTCTGCATGGGACATCCAACCTAATGAAGTCATGATGGTTGGTGACAGCTTGAAAGATGAT ATAGCTTGTGGGAAAGGAGCTGGAGCTTTCACATGCTTGCTTGATGAAACTGGAAGGTATGGACCAGATGACTTTTCTGTCTCTGGACTGCATCCTGATTTTAAGGTTGATTCTCTGTCCAAAATTCAGAACATATTGGAGAGGAACTTCGACCTCAacccatag
- the LOC108849415 gene encoding receptor like protein 24-like encodes MYESRLHLHFLSLILLCFVCPSSFFDLNIDYSSYVACRPHQTKALTEFMNEFDSSQCNLSDPFNGVRCDNSTGVVTMLRLTACLSGNLKPNSSLFRLHHLRYLFLSGNNFISSTLPAEFGNLNRLEVLTLESNGFVGQVPSSFNNLSLLSVLDLYDNELTGSFPLVRNLTKLSVLDLSNNYFSGTLNPNRTSMFELHHLRYLNLGFNNFSSSLPSEFGNLNKLESLSLPFNDFFGKFPPTVSNLTSLTELYVAHNQLNGSFPLVHNLTMLSVLSLYENHFSGTIPSSLFTMPSLSSLSLQGNDLTGSVKSPNSSTPSRLEEMYLGNNHFEGKIIEPISKLVNLRKLDLSLFSPSYMIDVSLLFSLKYLLQLDLSGNSISPDSLDSKPEIPTNLEILSIIGCGISEFPSILKNLEKLEFIDLVDNKIKGKIPEWLWNLPRLSTLFVAYNNISGFEGPVDVLVNSSVKNLDIGINDFEGAIPILPPSMNLFAANNNRFTGRIPLSVCNCTSLTHLILDNNNLTGPVHQCLSHNLKVLNLRKNNFEGSIPDAFYNGASLQTFDVGHNLLTGKLPRSLQNCSSLEILVVDHNKIKGKFPFWLKALPNLQVLILSSNKFYGSISLPDQGPLGFPELHIFEISDNKFTGSLPPRYFVDWKASSLTLNNEEGGGQYMSRTTNFQGILVYRYSDFLDLQYKGLSMEQEYVLNSYTAIDFSGNRIEGQIPESIGLLKPLIALNLSNNAFTGHIPLSLANLSNLESLDLSSNNLSGTIPSGLGSLSFLSYINVSHNQLKGEIPQGTQITGQAKSSFEGNAGLCGLPLQETCFGSNAPPPPTQQPREEEDEEQVLIWKAVVIGYGPGVLLGLAIAHIIVSYKPDWLDKIVGPNKLRNR; translated from the coding sequence ATGTATGAATCTCGTTTGCATTTGCATTTTCTCTCGCTAATCTTGCTCTGTTTTGTCTGCCCTTCAAGCTTCTTCGATTTAAACATCGACTATAGTAGCTATGTTGCTTGTCGTCCTCATCAGACTAAAGCTCTCACTGAGTTCATGAATGAGTTTGATAGCAGCCAATGCAACCTCAGTGATCCCTTTAACGGAGTCAGGTGTGATAACTCCACCGGTGTGGTAACAATGCTACGACTTACGGCCTGTCTCAGTGGAAACCTTAAGCCCAACAGTAGCCTATTCAGGTTACATCATCTTCGTTACCTTTTTCTCAGTGGAAACAACTTCATCTCATCTACACTTCCTGCTGAATTTGGCAACCTCAACAGGTTAGAGGTCTTAACTCTTGAGAGTAATGGATTTGTAGGTCAAGTTCCTTCCTCATTTAATAACTTAAGCCTTCTTTCCGTTTTAGACCTTTACGATAATGAACTCACCGGTAGTTTCCCACTTGTAAGGAATCTAACAAAGCTCTCGGTTTTAGATCTTTCTAATAATTATTTCTCTGGAACTCTGAATCCCAACAGAACTAGCATGTTTGAGTTGCATCACCTCCGTTACCTTAATCTAGGTTTCAACAACTTCAGTTCATCACTCCCTTCTGAGTTTGGAAATCTCAACAAACTTGAGTCCTTATCTCTTCCCTTCAATGACTTTTTCGGGAAATTTCCTCCCACAGTTAGTAACCTAACCTCACTAACCGAATTATACGTTGCCCACAACCAGCTCAATGGTAGTTTCCCACTGGTACACAATCTTACCATGCTCTCTGTTTTAAGTCTGTATGAGAATCACTTCTCTGGAACCattccttcttctctcttcactaTGCCTTCCTTATCATCTCTTAGTCTACAAGGAAACGATCTCACCGGATCTGTAAAATCTCCTAACTCCTCTACTCCATCTAGGCTCGAGGAAATGTACCTTGGGAATAACCATTTTGAAGGAAAAATCATAGAGCCCATCTCAAAGCTCGTCAACCTCAGAAAGCTTGACCTTTCTTTATTTAGCCCAAGCTACATGATTGACGTAAGCCTGTTGTTCTCGCTAAAATATTTGCTGCAACTTGATCTTTCCGGTAATAGTATATCTCCGGACAGTTTAGATTCAAAGCCAGAAATCCCGACAAATTTGGAGATTTTGTCAATAATAGGCTGTGGCATCAGCGAGTTCCCAAGTATCTTAAAGAACCTTGAGAAGTTGGAATTTATAGATTTGGTCGACAACAAGATCAAAGGGAAAATCCCAGAGTGGTTATGGAACCTTCCTCGTCTGTCCACCTTGTTTGTTGCATATAATAACATTAGTGGTTTCGAAGGTCCAGTGGACGTTTTGGTAAATTCATCGGTGAAGAATTTAGATATTGGGATAAACGACTTTGAAGGAGCAATTCCTATTCTGCCACCCTCTATGAACCTGTTTGCTGCAAACAACAACAGATTCACAGGGAGAATACCTCTTTCAGTCTGCAATTGTACATCTCTCACGCATTTGATACTAGATAACAACAACCTCACGGGTCCAGTTCATCAATGCTTGAGTCACAACTTGAAGGTTTTGAATCTCCGGAAGAACAACTTTGAAGGAAGTATTCCTGACGCCTTTTACAACGGTGCTTCTCTACAGACATTTGATGTTGGACACAATCTACTCACCGGGAAACTTCCAAGATCTCTTCAGAATTGTTCATCTCTAGAGATTCTAGTTGTTGACCACAACAAAATCAAAGGCAAGTTTCCTTTCTGGCTCAAGGCGTTACCAAATTTGCAAGTCCTTATCCTCAGTTCAAACAAGTTCTATGGTTCTATATCTCTTCCTGATCAAGGTCCTCTCGGGTTTCCAGAGCTACATATATTTGAGATATCTGATAATAAGTTTACTGGAAGCTTGCCACCAAGGTATTTTGTGGATTGGAAAGCATCCTCACTTACGCTGAACAACGAAGAAGGTGGTGGTCAATATATGTCACGCACAACAAATTTTCAAGGAATATTGGTATATAGATATTCAGATTTTTTAGATTTACAATACAAAGGTCTATCTATGGAGCAAGAGTATGTCCTTAATTCCTACACAGCCATTGATTTTTCTGGGAATAGAATTGAAGGACAGATTCCTGAATCCATTGGTCTCTTGAAACCGCTGATTGCACTCAACTTATCAAACAATGCCTTCACAGGCCATATTCCTTTGTCATTGGCCAATCTGAGCAATCTCGAGTCACTAGACCTATCAAGCAACAACCTCTCCGGAACAATTCCAAGTGGACTTGGAAGCCTCTCGTTTTTATCGTACATAAATGTGTCTCACAACCAGCTCAAAGGTGAAATACCACAAGGAACACAAATTACTGGTCAAGCTAAATCTTCATTTGAAGGGAATGCAGGGCTTTGTGGTCTTCCTCTCCAGGAAACTTGCTTTGGGTCTAATGCACCGCCGCCACCGACACAACAACCccgggaagaagaagatgaggaacaAGTGTTGATCTGGAAAGCTGTAGTTATTGGGTATGGACCTGGAGTGTTGCTTGGACTGGCAATAGCGCACATCATTGTTTCATACAAACCTGACTGGCTCGACAAGATTGTTGGTCCCAACAAGCTCAGAAATCGCTAG
- the LOC108855936 gene encoding histone-lysine N-methyltransferase family member SUVH2, with protein sequence MNTPFAFPDLNLAPRVTSSSATVMMSLPPKLHVKSEPIDDHAPPPSATPTPSDIYAEYFSLCERVASALAERNNHLAIVPVPDEKPLLHHHHHPPPSIQTPPGSGDNRALSSPLPPRFQRPHELARVAFQGPGDQKHHRAILKRFLAIYDSLRRHLTAEEMRLPGRRRKPRADYTASNLMKERGLFLNQDKHVVGSIPGVEIGDTFLYRLELCVIGLHGQPQAGIDFLTAERSSNGEPIATSIIVSGGYEDDEDTGEVLVYSGHGGQDNKHRQHQHQRLESGNLAMERSMHYGIEVRVIRGFKYDNAVSSKVYVYDGLYRIVEYWFDVGKSGFGVFKFKLVRIEGQGEMGSRRMKYAQELRTRPLLIRPNGYITFNLSGGKESVPVYLYNDIDFDREPEGYDYIARAAINSVISGQQHGGGVNRGCDCRYSCGNDCFCARRNGGELPYDGDGTLLRGKPVVFECGVLCGCGPSCQNRVTQKGLSKRLEVFRSRETGWGVKTLDFIQAGAFICEYAGVVLTKEQGEIVSMNGEPLVYPGRFAEKWKIYGDLSRVYPEYVPPRYPSLPPVDFAMDVSKLRNVASYICDSKEPNVMAQFVLHDHSNLKFPRVMLFALENISPLTELSLDYGLDDKLKEERLAICN encoded by the coding sequence ATGAACACTCCATTTGCATTTCCAGACCTTAACCTCGCTCCCCGCGTAacctcctcctccgccaccgTGATGATGTCACTGCCTCCGAAACTCCACGTCAAGTCCGAACCAATTGACGATCATGCCCCTCCTCCTAGTGCCACTCCCACTCCCTCCGATATCTACGCCGAGTACTTCAGCCTCTGCGAACGTGTCGCTTCCGCATTGGCCGAGCGTAACAACCACCTCGCGATCGTCCCCGTACCGGACGAAAAAcccctcctccaccaccaccaccaccctcCGCCGTCGATCCAAACCCCGCCGGGATCCGGAGACAACCGCGCTCTCTCCTCCCCCCTCCCGCCGAGGTTCCAGAGACCGCACGAGCTCGCGAGGGTCGCCTTCCAAGGCCCCGGAGACCAAAAACACCACCGAGCGATCCTGAAACGATTCCTAGCGATCTACGACTCCCTCCGCCGCCATCTAACAGCCGAGGAGATGCGTCTCCCCGGTCGCCGCCGCAAACCTAGAGCCGATTACACTGCCTCGAATCTCATGAAGGAGCGCGGATTGTTTCTGAACCAGGACAAACACGTCGTCGGTTCGATCCCCGGCGTCGAGATCGGAGACACGTTTCTCTACCGTCTCGAGCTCTGCGTGATCGGCCTACACGGCCAGCCGCAAGCCGGAATCGACTTTTTAACCGCCGAACGGAGCTCCAACGGCGAGCCGATAGCCACCAGCATCATCGTCTCGGGCGGTTACGAGGACGACGAGGACACAGGGGAGGTTCTTGTTTACTCAGGGCACGGCGGGCAGGACAATAAACACAGGCAGCATCAGCACCAGAGGCTGGAGAGTGGGAATCTCGCGATGGAGAGGAGTATGCACTACGGTATCGAAGTCAGGGTGATTCGTGGGTTTAAGTATGATAACGCAGTTAGCTCGAAGGTGTATGTGTACGATGGGTTGTATAGGATTGTAGAGTATTGGTTTGATGTAGGGAAGTCAGGGTTTGGGGTGTTTAAGTTTAAGTTGGTTAGAATCGAAGGACAGGGTGAGATGGGGAGTAGGAGGATGAAGTATGCGCAAGAACTTAGGACGAGGCCGTTGTTAATTAGGCCTAATGGGTATATAACGTTTAATCTTTCTGGTGGTAAGGAGAGTGTTCCGGTTTATCTGTATAACGACATTGATTTCGACCGTGAGCCGGAAGGGTATGACTATATTGCGAGAGCTGCGATCAATAGTGTGATTTCAGGTCAGCAGCACGGAGGAGGGGTTAACCGGGGTTGTGATTGTAGATATTCGTGTGGTAATGATTGTTTTTGCGCGAGGAGGAATGGTGGTGAGCTTCCTTATGATGGTGACGGGACGCTGCTGAGAGGGAAGCCTGTGGTGTTTGAGTGTGGGGTTTTGTGTGGGTGTGGTCCGAGCTGTCAGAACCGGGTGACGCAGAAAGGGTTGAGTAAGAGGCTGGAGGTTTTCAGGTCGAGGGAAACAGGTTGGGGTGTTAAGACGTTGGATTTCATACAAGCCGGGGCCTTCATCTGTGAGTATGCTGGGGTGGTTCTTACGAAAGAACAAGGTGAGATTGTATCGATGAATGGGGAGCCTCTGGTCTATCCGGGTCGGTTCGCTGAGAAATGGAAGATTTACGGTGATTTATCTCGAGTTTACCCGGAGTATGTTCCGCCGAGGTATCCTTCTCTTCCGCCGGTTGATTTTGCAATGGATGTGTCCAAGTTAAGAAACGTGGCTTCTTACATTTGTGACAGCAAAGAACCAAATGTAATGGCGCAGTTTGTGTTACATGACCATAGTAACTTGAAGTTCCCTCGGGTCATGCTTTTTGCTTTGGAGAATATCTCTCCGTTAACAGAGCTAAGCCTGGACTATGGCTTGGACGATAAACTGAAAGAGGAGCGGCTCGCCATCTGTAATTGA
- the LOC108855938 gene encoding protein CHROMATIN REMODELING 35 has translation MVGTDSFLPFSRARNMPWILRSRSKSISQSELAKRPDPFFLPDLLDGFEETKYGWLADDVRRLCELKRNLLNGSVSSVEDVVITRRQQKKEKPVKLDDVLLSQESVTSGDYSGSDACPEGYNEEDSSKTPPTDYYDNETHVFRDVVAEEEAELWRQMAFAQESSSKVTVENLQDNDPKQVEDCEHSFIYKDDVGEVCRVCGLIKTPIERIIEVVYYNKPKRSKRTYIREQEEDTEEETRMDFSSSQTNNNILGDKMFIHPRHDKEMKPHQIEGFKFLCNNLASNEPGGCILAHAPGSGKTFLLISFLQSFMAMDPDAKPLIVLPKGIIESWKREFTKWAVENIPLYDLYSVKAESRRQQLNVLRTWVEQRSILFLGYQQFAKIICDDSFNTDECSEDCKRILLEKPTLLILDEGHTSRNDETNILIALARVKTRRKVVLTGTLFQNNVKEVFNILNLVRPRFLKRHREIVSRIMSKAEIPSGKHLNQSSIENTFFAAVELTLMSSTTESSAKASLIKDLREMTCQVLHYHKADFRGLLPGLTEFTVKLNLSLLQRDEVKGLRKMELFKQISLGAALYIHPKLKTFLEANPSNGDSNNVLKKLDSLLKKINVKDGVKMKFFLNLIALCESTGEKLLVFSQYIIPLKTLERLASLTKGWRLGREMFTITGESSSEEREVSMERFNTSSDARVFFGSIKACGEGISLVGASRVLILDVPLNPSVTQQAVARAYRPGQTRRVFAYRLVAADSPEEESYETCSRKEMISKMWFESNVGCGVRGDEFGFREVGVDHSGDAFLETDKMKEDIKCLYTR, from the exons ATGGTGGGTACTGATAGCTTTCTACCCTTCTCAAGGGCGAGGAACATGC CTTGGATTTTGAGGTCGCGGAGCAAGAGCATTAGCCAGTCAGAACTCGCCAAGCGTCCTGACCCGTTCTTCTTACCGGATCTGCTTGATGGGTTTGAAGAGACTAAATACGGTTGGCTTGCTGATGATGTAAGGAGGCTCTGTGAGCTCAAAAGGAATCTCTTAAACGGTTCTGTCTCATCAGTGGAAGATGTTGTAATAACTAGACGACAACAGAAGAAGGAAAAACCTGTCAAGTTGGATGATGTGTTGTTGTCTCAAGAATCAGTCACT AGCGGAGATTACTCAGGATCTGATGCATGTCCTGAAGGTTATAACGAGGAGGATTCATCCAAGACTCCTCCTACAGATTATTATGACAATGAAACTCATGTATTCAGAGATGTTGTtgctgaagaagaagcagaactcTGGAGACAGATGGCATTTGCTCAAGAATCATCATCCAAG GTAACGGTGGAGAATTTACAAGACAACGATCCCAAACAAGTGGAAGACTGTGAGCACTCCTTCATCTACAAGGATGACGTTGGAGAAGTGTGCCGTGTCTGTGGACTCATCAAGACACCCATCGAACGCATCATCGAGGTTGTCTACTACAACAAGCCGAAGAGATCAAAAAGAACTTACATACGcgaacaagaagaagacacaGAAGAAGAAACGAGGATGGACTTCTCTTCTTCTCAGACCAACAACAACATTCTTGGAGACAAGATGTTCATCCACCCAAGGCACGACAAAGAGATGAAACCTCACCAAATCGAAGGATTCAAGTTCCTATGCAACAACCTCGCATCTAATGAGCCAGGAGGTTGCATCTTAGCACACGCCCCAGGATCAGGCAAGACGTTTCTCCTCATCAGCTTCCTCCAAAGCTTCATGGCAATGGATCCAGACGCCAAACCCTTGATCGTCCTCCCAAAGGGGATCATAGAGTCGTGGAAGAGAGAGTTCACCAAATGGGCGGTGGAGAACATCCCTCTCTATGATCTCTACAGCGTCAAAGCCGAATCAAGAAGACAGCAGCTCAACGTTTTGAGAACATGGGTTGAGCAAAGAAGCATCCTCTTCCTCGGGTACCAACAGTTCGCCAAGATCATATGCGATGATAGTTTTAACACAGATGAGTGTTCAGAAGACTGCAAGAGGATCCTACTCGAGAAGCCGACGCTGCTTATCCTCGACGAAGGTCACACGTCGAGGAACGACGAGACGAACATCCTCATCGCCCTAGCTCGCGTCAAGACTCGTAGGAAAGTAGTCCTCACGGGTACATTGTTTCAGAACAACGTCAAGGAAGTGTTCAACATCCTGAACTTAGTTCGTCCCAGGTTCTTGAAGCGTCATAGAGAGATTGTTTCGCGTATCATGAGCAAGGCGGAGATACCTAGCGGCAAACATTTGAACCAGAGTAGTATTGAGAACACTTTCTTTGCTGCCGTGGAGCTCACGCTGATGAGCAGCACCACAGAGTCTTCAGCTAAAGCGAGTTTGATAAAGGATCTACGCGAGATGACGTGTCAGGTATTGCATTATCACAAAGCGGACTTCAGGGGATTGCTTCCGGGGCTTACGGAGTTTACTGTTAAGCTCAACTTGAGTTTACTTCAGAGAGACGAAGTCAAGGGACTGAGGAAGATGGAACTGTTCAAGCAGATCTCTCTCGGTGCTGCTTTGTATATACACCCGAAGCTTAAAACATTCTTGGAGGCAAACCCTTCGAACGGAGATAGCAATAACGTGCTGAAGAAGCTAGATAGCTTGCTGAAGAAGATTAACGTTAAAGACGGCGTGAAGATGAAGTTCTTCCTCAATCTAATAGCtctgtgcgagtcaacgggagAGAAGCTGTTGGTGTTCAGCCAATACATCATCCCTCTCAAGACTCTCGAGAGGCTCGCGAGCTTGACGAAGGGCTGGAGGTTAGGGAGAGAGATGTTCACGATCACAGGGGAGTCGAGCAGCGAGGAGAGAGAGGTGTCCATGGAGAGGTTCAACACCTCTTCTGACGCTAGAGTGTTTTTTGGATCGATCAAAGCCTGTGGAGAAGGGATATCGCTGGTTGGTGCGTCGAGGGTGCTGATTCTCGACGTTCCTCTTAACCCTTCGGTGACTCAGCAGGCTGTGGCGAGAGCTTATAGGCCGGGGCAGACGAGGAGGGTGTTTGCGTATAGGCTTGTGGCTGCGGATTCGCCGGAGGAGGAGAGCTATGAGACGTGTTCGAGGAAAGAGATGATTTCAAAGATGTGGTTTGAGTCGAATGTTGGATGTGGAGTGAGAGGAGatgagtttgggtttagggaagTGGGTGTTGATCACTCCGGGGATGCGTTTCTTGAGACGGACAAGATGAAGGAAGATATCAAGTGTTTATACACTAGGTGA
- the LOC108851592 gene encoding protein CHROMATIN REMODELING 35 isoform X2, whose amino-acid sequence MAFSQESSAQVKVENSQDNEFKQKEECEHSFIYRDDTGEVCCVCGLINRHIARMIEFVFNKSGDSSESELSPQGYNGGNGTHMYGVGEEEEAQLWREMAFAQESFQIDDCVHSFIFKDDIGEVCCVCGLIKRHIARMIEFEFNKDDMLLL is encoded by the exons ATGGCTTTTTCTCAAGAATCATCAGCTCAG GTAAAGGTGGAGAACTCACAAGATAATGAGTTCAAACAAAAGGAAGAGTGTGAGCACTCCTTCATCTACAGGGATGATACTGGAGAAGTGTGTTGTGTTTGTGGACTCATCAATAGACACATCGCAAGAATGATAGAGTTTGTGTTCAACAAG AGCGGAGATTCCTCAGAATCTGAATTAAGCCCTCAAGGTTATAATGGCGGCAATGGAACTCATATGTATGGagttggtgaagaagaagaagcacaaCTTTGGAGGGAGATGGCTTTTGCTCAAGAATCTTTTCAG ATCGATGACTGTGTTCACTCCTTCATCTTCAAGGATGATATTGGAGAGGTGTGTTGTGTTTGTGGACTCATCAAGAGACACATCGCAAGAATGATCGAGTTTGAGTTCAACAAGGACGACATGTTATTGCTTTAG
- the LOC108851592 gene encoding uncharacterized protein LOC108851592 isoform X1, producing the protein MAFSQESSAQVKVENSQDNEFKQKEECEHSFIYRDDTGEVCCVCGLINRHIARMIEFVFNKSGDSSESELSPQGYNGGNGTHMYGVGEEEEAQLWREMAFAQESFQVTVENSRDNDFKQIDDCVHSFIFKDDIGEVCCVCGLIKRHIARMIEFEFNKDDMLLL; encoded by the exons ATGGCTTTTTCTCAAGAATCATCAGCTCAG GTAAAGGTGGAGAACTCACAAGATAATGAGTTCAAACAAAAGGAAGAGTGTGAGCACTCCTTCATCTACAGGGATGATACTGGAGAAGTGTGTTGTGTTTGTGGACTCATCAATAGACACATCGCAAGAATGATAGAGTTTGTGTTCAACAAG AGCGGAGATTCCTCAGAATCTGAATTAAGCCCTCAAGGTTATAATGGCGGCAATGGAACTCATATGTATGGagttggtgaagaagaagaagcacaaCTTTGGAGGGAGATGGCTTTTGCTCAAGAATCTTTTCAG GTAACGGTGGAGAACTCACGAGATAACGATTTCAAACAGATCGATGACTGTGTTCACTCCTTCATCTTCAAGGATGATATTGGAGAGGTGTGTTGTGTTTGTGGACTCATCAAGAGACACATCGCAAGAATGATCGAGTTTGAGTTCAACAAGGACGACATGTTATTGCTTTAG
- the LOC108851592 gene encoding protein CHROMATIN REMODELING 35 isoform X3, which produces MAFSQESSAQVKVENSQDNEFKQKEECEHSFIYRDDTGEVCCVCGLINRHIARMIEFVFNKSGDSSESELSPQGYNGGNGTHMYGVGEEEEAQLWREMAFAQESFQVKVTSCNGGELTR; this is translated from the exons ATGGCTTTTTCTCAAGAATCATCAGCTCAG GTAAAGGTGGAGAACTCACAAGATAATGAGTTCAAACAAAAGGAAGAGTGTGAGCACTCCTTCATCTACAGGGATGATACTGGAGAAGTGTGTTGTGTTTGTGGACTCATCAATAGACACATCGCAAGAATGATAGAGTTTGTGTTCAACAAG AGCGGAGATTCCTCAGAATCTGAATTAAGCCCTCAAGGTTATAATGGCGGCAATGGAACTCATATGTATGGagttggtgaagaagaagaagcacaaCTTTGGAGGGAGATGGCTTTTGCTCAAGAATCTTTTCAGGTTAAGGTTACTTCTT GTAACGGTGGAGAACTCACGAGATAA